In Camelina sativa cultivar DH55 chromosome 16, Cs, whole genome shotgun sequence, a single window of DNA contains:
- the LOC104751701 gene encoding uncharacterized WD repeat-containing protein C2A9.03 isoform X2, with the protein MDIFDNSDLEYLVDGFHADFDDDEPPFGEVVVTSDSDSDSDYMDSDFELTQSNKLSNDTSALEARNGKDIQGIPWERLNYTRDRYRENRLLQYKNFESLHRSRQHLHKECLQVEKGKNFYGFQFNTRLVKSTIAHFQLRNLVWATSKHDVFFMNNYSLMHWSSLLQRGKEVLNVAKPIVPATTGSLSQSVSRVQISTMSVKDDLIVAGGFQGELICKRVNEPEVAFCTKLASAENDITNSVDIYYTPNGSLRVMAANNDCTIRQFDATSFTFLNSFTFDWSVNNISTSPDGKLVAVLGDSPECLLADAGSGKVIHGLEGHLDYSFSSAWHPNGQILATGNQDTTCRLWDVRNLSQSLKVLKGNMGAIRAVRFTSDGRFLAMVEPADFVHLFDTEAGYSHCQEIDLFGEIAGISFSPDTEALFVGVADRTYGSLLEFNRKRNHSYVDSIF; encoded by the exons ATGGATATTTTCGACAACTCTGATCTCGAGTACCTCGTTGATGGTTTTCACGCTGATTTCGATGATGATGAACCACCCTTTGGAGAGGTAGTTGTCACGAGTGATTCTGATTCGGATTCTGATTACATGGACTCCGATTTCGAGCTG aCGCAGAGTAATAAGCTGAGCAATGATACGTCAGCGTTAGAAGCTAGGAATGGAAAAGATATTCAAGGGATTCCATGGGAGAGGCTGAATTACACTAGAGATAGATACCGTGAGAACAGACTGCTACAATATAAAAACTTTGAGAGCCTCCATCGATCACGACAACACCTTCATAAG GAATGCTTGCAAGTAGAGAAAGGGAAAAACTTTTATGGCTTTCAGTTCAACACAAGGCTTGTCAAGTCCACTATTGCACATTTTCAG CTGAGGAACTTGGTATGGGCAACATCAAAGCACGATGTGTTTTTCATGAATAACTACTCTCTCATGCATTGGTCGTCTTTGCTGCAAAGGGGCAAAGAAGTACTTAATGTGGCCAAGCCCATTGTTCCTGCAACG ACTGGATCGTTGTCGCAGTCTGTATCAAGAGTCCAGATAAGTACCATGTCTGTTAAAGACGATTTGATAGTTGCTGGAGGGTTTCAAGGGGAGCTTATCTGTAAGAGAGTCAACGAACCTGAGGTTGCGTTCTGCACAAAATTAGCATCAGCTGAAAACGACATCACCAATTCCGTTGACATATACTACACTCCCAA TGGCTCGTTAAGGGTTATGGCTGCGAACAATGACTGTACCATCCGGCAGTTTGATGCCACAAGCTTCACCTTCCTCAACAGTTTCACTTTTGATTGGTCTGTAAAT AACATCTCCACCAGTCCGGACGGCAAGCTAGTAGCTGTTCTAGGGGACAGTCCAGAGTGTTTACTAGCCGATGCCGGATCTGGAAAAGTGATTCACGGACTGGAAGGCCATCTGGACTACTCGTTTTCGTCAGCATGGCACCCAAACGGTCAGATCCTAGCCACTGGTAACCAAGACACAACCTGTAGGCTATGGGACGTAAGGAACCTGTCTCAATCACTCAAAGTGCTGAAAGGAAACATGGGAGCAATCAGAGCCGTGAGGTTCACGTCTGATGGACGGTTCTTAGCCATGGTTGAGCCAGCAGACTTTGTACACTTGTTTGACACGGAAGCTGGTTATAGTCATTGTCAAGAGATTGATCTGTTTGGAGAAATCGCGGGAATCTCGTTTAGTCCAGACACGGAAGCGTTGTTCGTGGGGGTGGCTGATCGTACGTACGGCAGCTTGTTGGAGTTCAACAGAAAGCGAAACCACTCGTATGTTGATTCCATATTTTGA
- the LOC104751701 gene encoding uncharacterized WD repeat-containing protein C2A9.03 isoform X4 encodes MLRNLVWATSKHDVFFMNNYSLMHWSSLLQRGKEVLNVAKPIVPATNQTGSLSQSVSRVQISTMSVKDDLIVAGGFQGELICKRVNEPEVAFCTKLASAENDITNSVDIYYTPNGSLRVMAANNDCTIRQFDATSFTFLNSFTFDWSVNNISTSPDGKLVAVLGDSPECLLADAGSGKVIHGLEGHLDYSFSSAWHPNGQILATGNQDTTCRLWDVRNLSQSLKVLKGNMGAIRAVRFTSDGRFLAMVEPADFVHLFDTEAGYSHCQEIDLFGEIAGISFSPDTEALFVGVADRTYGSLLEFNRKRNHSYVDSIF; translated from the exons ATG CTGAGGAACTTGGTATGGGCAACATCAAAGCACGATGTGTTTTTCATGAATAACTACTCTCTCATGCATTGGTCGTCTTTGCTGCAAAGGGGCAAAGAAGTACTTAATGTGGCCAAGCCCATTGTTCCTGCAACG AATCAGACTGGATCGTTGTCGCAGTCTGTATCAAGAGTCCAGATAAGTACCATGTCTGTTAAAGACGATTTGATAGTTGCTGGAGGGTTTCAAGGGGAGCTTATCTGTAAGAGAGTCAACGAACCTGAGGTTGCGTTCTGCACAAAATTAGCATCAGCTGAAAACGACATCACCAATTCCGTTGACATATACTACACTCCCAA TGGCTCGTTAAGGGTTATGGCTGCGAACAATGACTGTACCATCCGGCAGTTTGATGCCACAAGCTTCACCTTCCTCAACAGTTTCACTTTTGATTGGTCTGTAAAT AACATCTCCACCAGTCCGGACGGCAAGCTAGTAGCTGTTCTAGGGGACAGTCCAGAGTGTTTACTAGCCGATGCCGGATCTGGAAAAGTGATTCACGGACTGGAAGGCCATCTGGACTACTCGTTTTCGTCAGCATGGCACCCAAACGGTCAGATCCTAGCCACTGGTAACCAAGACACAACCTGTAGGCTATGGGACGTAAGGAACCTGTCTCAATCACTCAAAGTGCTGAAAGGAAACATGGGAGCAATCAGAGCCGTGAGGTTCACGTCTGATGGACGGTTCTTAGCCATGGTTGAGCCAGCAGACTTTGTACACTTGTTTGACACGGAAGCTGGTTATAGTCATTGTCAAGAGATTGATCTGTTTGGAGAAATCGCGGGAATCTCGTTTAGTCCAGACACGGAAGCGTTGTTCGTGGGGGTGGCTGATCGTACGTACGGCAGCTTGTTGGAGTTCAACAGAAAGCGAAACCACTCGTATGTTGATTCCATATTTTGA
- the LOC104751701 gene encoding uncharacterized WD repeat-containing protein C2A9.03 isoform X1: MDIFDNSDLEYLVDGFHADFDDDEPPFGEVVVTSDSDSDSDYMDSDFELTQSNKLSNDTSALEARNGKDIQGIPWERLNYTRDRYRENRLLQYKNFESLHRSRQHLHKECLQVEKGKNFYGFQFNTRLVKSTIAHFQLRNLVWATSKHDVFFMNNYSLMHWSSLLQRGKEVLNVAKPIVPATNQTGSLSQSVSRVQISTMSVKDDLIVAGGFQGELICKRVNEPEVAFCTKLASAENDITNSVDIYYTPNGSLRVMAANNDCTIRQFDATSFTFLNSFTFDWSVNNISTSPDGKLVAVLGDSPECLLADAGSGKVIHGLEGHLDYSFSSAWHPNGQILATGNQDTTCRLWDVRNLSQSLKVLKGNMGAIRAVRFTSDGRFLAMVEPADFVHLFDTEAGYSHCQEIDLFGEIAGISFSPDTEALFVGVADRTYGSLLEFNRKRNHSYVDSIF, translated from the exons ATGGATATTTTCGACAACTCTGATCTCGAGTACCTCGTTGATGGTTTTCACGCTGATTTCGATGATGATGAACCACCCTTTGGAGAGGTAGTTGTCACGAGTGATTCTGATTCGGATTCTGATTACATGGACTCCGATTTCGAGCTG aCGCAGAGTAATAAGCTGAGCAATGATACGTCAGCGTTAGAAGCTAGGAATGGAAAAGATATTCAAGGGATTCCATGGGAGAGGCTGAATTACACTAGAGATAGATACCGTGAGAACAGACTGCTACAATATAAAAACTTTGAGAGCCTCCATCGATCACGACAACACCTTCATAAG GAATGCTTGCAAGTAGAGAAAGGGAAAAACTTTTATGGCTTTCAGTTCAACACAAGGCTTGTCAAGTCCACTATTGCACATTTTCAG CTGAGGAACTTGGTATGGGCAACATCAAAGCACGATGTGTTTTTCATGAATAACTACTCTCTCATGCATTGGTCGTCTTTGCTGCAAAGGGGCAAAGAAGTACTTAATGTGGCCAAGCCCATTGTTCCTGCAACG AATCAGACTGGATCGTTGTCGCAGTCTGTATCAAGAGTCCAGATAAGTACCATGTCTGTTAAAGACGATTTGATAGTTGCTGGAGGGTTTCAAGGGGAGCTTATCTGTAAGAGAGTCAACGAACCTGAGGTTGCGTTCTGCACAAAATTAGCATCAGCTGAAAACGACATCACCAATTCCGTTGACATATACTACACTCCCAA TGGCTCGTTAAGGGTTATGGCTGCGAACAATGACTGTACCATCCGGCAGTTTGATGCCACAAGCTTCACCTTCCTCAACAGTTTCACTTTTGATTGGTCTGTAAAT AACATCTCCACCAGTCCGGACGGCAAGCTAGTAGCTGTTCTAGGGGACAGTCCAGAGTGTTTACTAGCCGATGCCGGATCTGGAAAAGTGATTCACGGACTGGAAGGCCATCTGGACTACTCGTTTTCGTCAGCATGGCACCCAAACGGTCAGATCCTAGCCACTGGTAACCAAGACACAACCTGTAGGCTATGGGACGTAAGGAACCTGTCTCAATCACTCAAAGTGCTGAAAGGAAACATGGGAGCAATCAGAGCCGTGAGGTTCACGTCTGATGGACGGTTCTTAGCCATGGTTGAGCCAGCAGACTTTGTACACTTGTTTGACACGGAAGCTGGTTATAGTCATTGTCAAGAGATTGATCTGTTTGGAGAAATCGCGGGAATCTCGTTTAGTCCAGACACGGAAGCGTTGTTCGTGGGGGTGGCTGATCGTACGTACGGCAGCTTGTTGGAGTTCAACAGAAAGCGAAACCACTCGTATGTTGATTCCATATTTTGA
- the LOC104751701 gene encoding uncharacterized WD repeat-containing protein C2A9.03 isoform X3 — MLASREREKLLWLSVQHKACQVHYCTFSGWESSWRHKETFVNMLRNLVWATSKHDVFFMNNYSLMHWSSLLQRGKEVLNVAKPIVPATNQTGSLSQSVSRVQISTMSVKDDLIVAGGFQGELICKRVNEPEVAFCTKLASAENDITNSVDIYYTPNGSLRVMAANNDCTIRQFDATSFTFLNSFTFDWSVNNISTSPDGKLVAVLGDSPECLLADAGSGKVIHGLEGHLDYSFSSAWHPNGQILATGNQDTTCRLWDVRNLSQSLKVLKGNMGAIRAVRFTSDGRFLAMVEPADFVHLFDTEAGYSHCQEIDLFGEIAGISFSPDTEALFVGVADRTYGSLLEFNRKRNHSYVDSIF, encoded by the exons ATGCTTGCAAGTAGAGAAAGGGAAAAACTTTTATGGCTTTCAGTTCAACACAAGGCTTGTCAAGTCCACTATTGCACATTTTCAG GTTGGGAGAGCAGCTGGCGCCATAAGGAAACCTTTGTTAATATG CTGAGGAACTTGGTATGGGCAACATCAAAGCACGATGTGTTTTTCATGAATAACTACTCTCTCATGCATTGGTCGTCTTTGCTGCAAAGGGGCAAAGAAGTACTTAATGTGGCCAAGCCCATTGTTCCTGCAACG AATCAGACTGGATCGTTGTCGCAGTCTGTATCAAGAGTCCAGATAAGTACCATGTCTGTTAAAGACGATTTGATAGTTGCTGGAGGGTTTCAAGGGGAGCTTATCTGTAAGAGAGTCAACGAACCTGAGGTTGCGTTCTGCACAAAATTAGCATCAGCTGAAAACGACATCACCAATTCCGTTGACATATACTACACTCCCAA TGGCTCGTTAAGGGTTATGGCTGCGAACAATGACTGTACCATCCGGCAGTTTGATGCCACAAGCTTCACCTTCCTCAACAGTTTCACTTTTGATTGGTCTGTAAAT AACATCTCCACCAGTCCGGACGGCAAGCTAGTAGCTGTTCTAGGGGACAGTCCAGAGTGTTTACTAGCCGATGCCGGATCTGGAAAAGTGATTCACGGACTGGAAGGCCATCTGGACTACTCGTTTTCGTCAGCATGGCACCCAAACGGTCAGATCCTAGCCACTGGTAACCAAGACACAACCTGTAGGCTATGGGACGTAAGGAACCTGTCTCAATCACTCAAAGTGCTGAAAGGAAACATGGGAGCAATCAGAGCCGTGAGGTTCACGTCTGATGGACGGTTCTTAGCCATGGTTGAGCCAGCAGACTTTGTACACTTGTTTGACACGGAAGCTGGTTATAGTCATTGTCAAGAGATTGATCTGTTTGGAGAAATCGCGGGAATCTCGTTTAGTCCAGACACGGAAGCGTTGTTCGTGGGGGTGGCTGATCGTACGTACGGCAGCTTGTTGGAGTTCAACAGAAAGCGAAACCACTCGTATGTTGATTCCATATTTTGA